From Brienomyrus brachyistius isolate T26 chromosome 21, BBRACH_0.4, whole genome shotgun sequence, the proteins below share one genomic window:
- the LOC125716398 gene encoding thromboxane A2 receptor-like isoform X2, with protein MVELTSYGNESTPICFSINKPPIQYNHPIASPYFSATFTAVGLSSNLIALIVLIGAYRRTHSRSRSSFLIFLSCLVVTDFSGLLVTGSIVISYHTKHFNWSEVDPHCHLCNFMGMSMVFYGLCPLLLGAAMAVERFMGIRKPFSRSTHMSKGRVLLTVLLVWMFAGAVSLLPVIGLGSYHLQSPGSWCFFNMSSQTPDLMFSLGFSLVGLLSLTTSFILNTVSVTTLLHNCCGRDANRRWRNHEVEMMIQLIWIMIIATVSWCPLLVFTTHTALSGGPVQDKHLLLWIRFATCNQILDPWVYILVRQAVLKKVHCCSGGLQFDMYPSFVTLSRPLHANAVDGTGTSNPDNLAKTSLLLDSLPHASMDPK; from the exons ATGGTTGAGTTGACTTCTTATGGCAATGAGTCGACTCCTATTTGCTTCTCTATAAATAAACCACCTATCCAATACAACCATCCTATCGCCTCACCTTACTTCTCTGCCACCTTCACTGCTGTGGGCCTCAGCTCCAACCTCATCGCCCTAATCGTCCTGATCGGGGCGTACCGAAGGACCCACAGTCGATCCCGCTCTTCCTTTCTCATCTTCCTCTCTTGCCTGGTGGTGACAGACTTCTCAGGTCTACTGGTGACCGGTTCCATCGTTATCTCCTACCACACCAAGCACTTCAACTGGAGTGAGGTGGACCCGCACTGCCACCTCTGCAATTTCATGGGCATGTCCATGGTCTTCTACGGCCTGTGCCCGCTGCTCCTGGGGGCGGCCATGGCGGTGGAGCGCTTCATGGGCATCCGGAAGCCCTTCTCCCGCTCCACCCACATGTCCAAAGGCCGGGTTCTGCTCACCGTGCTGCTGGTGTGGATGTTTGCTGGCGCCGTCAGCCTGCTGCCCGTGATCGGACTGGGCAGTTACCACCTGCAAAGCCCAGGATCCTGGTGTTTCTTCAACATGAGCTCCCAAACCCCAGACCTGATGTTCTCCTTGGGTTTCTCCCTGGTGGGACTCTTATCTCTGACCACATCCTTCATCCTGAACACGGTCAGTGTCACGACGCTGTTGCACAACTGCtgtggacgggatgccaatcgtCGCTGGCGAAACCATGAGGTGGAGATGATGATTCAGCTTATCTGGATCATGATCATTGCAACCGTCTCctggtgccccctactg GTGTTCACTACACACACAGCCCTGTCCGGTGGGCCCGTCCAGGATAAACACCTGCTGCTCTGGATCCGCTTTGCCACCTGCAACCAGATCCTGGACCCCTGGGTCTACATCCTGGTCCGGCAGGCTGTGCTGAAGAAGGTCCACTGCTGTTCCGGAGGGCTCCAGTTTGACATGTACCCCAGCTTTGTCACCCTCTCCCGCCCTCTCCATGCCAATGCCGTGGACGGCACTGGGACATCCAATCCAGACAACTTAGCTAAAACGTCCCTTCTCTTAGACTCACTGCCACATGCATCCATGGACCCCAAATGA